In Salmo salar chromosome ssa24, Ssal_v3.1, whole genome shotgun sequence, the following proteins share a genomic window:
- the LOC106585603 gene encoding NFU1 iron-sulfur cluster scaffold homolog, mitochondrial, giving the protein MFFNSPCIKTKPTDNRQTPSDGDDEVITMIKELLDTRIRPTVQEDGGDVLYCGFEDGTVKLKLQDSCTSCPSSMVTLKSGIQNMLQFYVPEVEGVKDEQEEVVQG; this is encoded by the exons ATGTTCTTTAATTCCCCCTGCATAAAGACTAAGCCTACAGACAATCGACAGA CACCCTCAGATGGTGATGATGAGGTGATTACTATGATCAAAGAGCTTCTGGATACCCGAATCAG GCCCACAGTGCAGGAGGATGGTGGAGATGTCCTGTATTGCGGCTTTGAGGATGGCACTGTGAAGCTGAAGCTGCAGGACTCCTGCACCAGTTGCCCCAGCTCCATGGTCACACTGAAGAGTGGCATTCAGAATATGTTGCAGTTCTATGTCCCTGAAGTGGAAGGG GTGAAGGATGAGCAAGAGGAAGTTGTCCAAGGCTGA